One Halictus rubicundus isolate RS-2024b chromosome 10, iyHalRubi1_principal, whole genome shotgun sequence genomic window carries:
- the L(3)80fj gene encoding lethal (3) 80Fj, with the protein MADVELLKALKDLPNRVQTASKTERREILQNVANVLSNPGINEKIVNGICKSLSLTLHRYKDTASQSYVKNLIVELLKKQPKATVKHMTNMIVEHAAWHKNVVSTLSTALTAYLALKWSTLVVLHGHKNNADIDIELPKLIEAQADLSASALASMDIKLTEKVYILLAHQWSSIKDIETAYVETLAKLEVGNGVIVLASLLTKYLVNAKKSELIGKLKANIIDGFIKVTISCKKKPDLYVVDTAVPLLRRITHDEFKSQLLPALQKAMLRNPEIIIESVGHILSGLSLDLSQYSQEISKGLFANLHSKEDFVRDEAVGACRRLALQCSDTTALENLLTSVFAVFHGSEGKLTVATHKISVLQGAGNLSYNAASGSGVQRLAETACKHFIKVLETEVHEKTLIHALEMMALWSNKFVSNVPKCVIDAFKEGMSAKTSTPAVRNAYIKLFFSAPVASYSGTITPLLIQSITKATQQSTQPAAVSEGLVAVYLLLKFVLANQVENDKQTTLWNAIDDQIFFSEKFLVTCGDDTLYHLMLLCERLITEFSDRLNEKALNGVYKAVVICATAPKSNIRRRCFPFVKKVVTGLSTNSPAQELLMEFNKFLGTVKIKSDADKENKDDSTPGEITGRCLADGLLAICSGSFLFELPAMQLTRDALIPSHHPAIFKAMPNLWYKIAKNYNLVPKDFLCSFNSEIKKMLVQNFKPVASYENALTKVISIVPDIILPTIVLNVTNKLDDSEILRVTKDEYFTYLTPEGELYDKSVLPANDENDILNSMNMKRESKAYSFKEQQEELQLRRELYEQKKKEGKIKEPKLTPKQEEMIKLQMTKETAIRIKLTELKCRIDNTVSLIMCAVNGNGQELSFYLKDLLPPILKNLGSPLAAPAMSELYIRLKNIVKIGNNPVLGVLVSHVTLRQLQPQCDLDPAWEEENLDTAVKRTLNLLHTTTIKQKKLFTAPAFCYIFPFIKKTLLTYKDDGMIVQGLQIIQEHAKQRGDSSDTRDTRHPRLLPRKHMFDLLIELMETTTGRVQTHAVATLLDVAQSGSGHPGTALAASEDIDSLIGALQNSLSTIRDAALRALTVVRHAFPSQKEEPVQALHLIRRIWIARFDVCDENKVLANELWYSAELVAHADTLANELIQDIAHPVEPIQQAAACALAQCLSNVTNLVPTTLDKLLQLYQDKLAMIPPKLNDFGRVVEQPIDTWGPRRGVALALAQLASLLTAETVLKLVQFFVSTGLGDRNQAVRTEMLTAAVAVVDLHGKANITSLLPIFEEFMDKAPKIGSFDSIKQSVVILMGSLARHLDKDDPRIKPIVMRLIAALSTPSQQVQEAVANCLPHLVPSIKEDAPKIVDNLMDQLLKSDKYGERKGAAYGLAGIIKGMGILALKQLDIMTTLTNAIQDKKNYRHREGALFAFEMLCTMLGRLFEPYIVHVLPHLLLCFGDSSQYVRAATDDTARVVMSKLSAHGVKLVLPSLLAALEEDSWRTKTGSVELLGAMAYCAPKQLSSCLPSIVPKLIEVLSDSHTKVQEAGAEALKVIGSVIRNPEIQAIVPVLLKALQDPSHKTATCLQTLLDTQFVHFIDAPSLALIMPVVQRAFLDRSTETRKMAAQIIGNMYSLTDQKDLTPYLPTIIPGLKTSLLDPVPEVRSVSARALGAMVRGMGESSFEDLLPWLMQTLTSETSSVDRSGAAQGLSEVVRGLGVEKLHKLMPEIISTAERTDIAPHVKDGYIMMFIYMPSAFTTEFTPYIGQIINPILKALADENEYVRETALRAGQRIVTLYADSAIMLLLPELEKGLFDDNWRIRYSSVQLLGDLLYRISGVSGKMSTETASEDDNFGTEQSHYAIINALGAERRNRVLAGLYMGRSDVALMVRQAALHVWKVVVTNTPRTLREILPTLFTLLLGCLASTSYDKRQVAARTLGDLVRKLGERVLPEIIPILEKGLQSDQADQRQGVCIGLSEIMASKNKDMVLTFVISLVPTVRKALCDPLPEVRQAAAKTFDGLHSTVGVRALDDILPAMLTQLNSPDPAEAENTLDGLRQVMAIKSRVVLPYLVPQLTTPPVNTKALSILASVAGEALTRFLHKILPALLTALSSAQGTPNEVQELEYCQAVVLSVTDEVGVRTVMDQLMEATRAEDLSRRRSAAALLCAFCRDTRADYSQYVPQLLRGLIHLFTDDDKDVLQMSWEALTAVTKTLTSEQQIAHVQDIRQAVRFAVSDLKGQELLPGFCLPKGITPILPIFREAILNGLPEAKEQAAQGLGEVIKLTSASALQPSVVHITGPLIRILGDRFNWSVKAAVLETLAILLGKVGVMLKQFLPQLQTTFLRALNDSNRQVRLKAAYALSNLIVIHTRVDPLFTELHTGIKTGDDPAIRETMLQALRGVLTPAGDKMTEPMKKQVYATLTSMLGHSEDVTRNAVAGCFGALLRWLSPDQLALAFNDHLLCNDTSVEWMLRHGRSAALFVALKESPTTLYNSKEKDRVCAVILSYLAADRVQIVMNGVRACGYLFQYLMNEGQPVPQQILSPFVRSMNNNSNDVKQLLARVCIHLARNIPPEKMSPELLKSLLPMLVNGTKEKNGYVKANSELALIAVLRLRQGEEEHLRCMTFLDAGARESLSDVVSKVLRKVLSQPECKMEELDDTLLT; encoded by the exons ATGGCGGATGTTGAG TTATTGAAAGCACTGAAAGACCTGCCTAATCGAGTTCAAACCGCTAGTAAAACCGAGCGGCGAGAGATTTTGCAAAATGTCGCCAATGTGTTGTCAAACCCTG GCATCAATGAGAAGATTGTCAATGGAATTTGCAAATCCTTATCCCTCACGTTACACAGGTATAAGGATACTGCTTCCCAATCTTACGTGAAGAATTTGATTGTGGAATTGTTAAAAAAACAACCGAAAGCTACAGTTAAACACATGACAAATATGATTGTAGAACATGCTGCGTGGCATAAGAATGTAGTTTCTAC ttTAAGCACTGCTTTAACTGCATATCTGGCATTAAAGTGGTCAACATTAGTTGTTCTACACGGACATAAAAACAATGCAGACATTGATATAGAATTACCAAAACTGATCGAGGCACAAGCCGATTTAAGTGCATCTGCGCTGGCATCTATGGATATAAAACTGACAGAAAAAGTATACATATTATTAGCGCATCAGTGGTCAAGTATTAAAGACATAGAAACAGCATATGTGGAAACATTGGCCAAATTGGAAGTAGGAAATGGTGTAATTGTTCTCGCCAGTTTACTTACAAAATACTTGGTTAACGCTAAGAAAAGTGAACTTATAGGAAAACTGAAg GCAAACATCATAGATGGTTTTATAAAAGTTACTATTAGCTGCAAGAAAAAACCAGATTTATATGTTGTTGATACTGCTGTACCTCTTCTACGTAGAATAACTCATGACGAATTTAAGAGTCAATTACTGCCAGCTTTGCAAAAAGCTATGTTAAGAAACCCTGAAATTATTATTGAGTCTGTTGGTCACATTCTCAGTGGTTTAAGCCTTGATTTAAGTCAGTATAGCCAAGAAATAAGTAAAGGATTATTTGCAAATTTACATTCTAAGGAGGATTTTGTTAGAGACGAGGCTGTTGGAGCTTGCCGAAGACTAGCTTTACAATGTTCAGATACTACGGCTTTGGAAAATTTACTAACATCTGTGTTTGCGGTGTTCCACGGATCAGAAGGAAAGCTCACCGTTGCCACTCATAAGATTTCGGTTTTACAAGGTGCTGGCAATCTTAGTTACAATGCAGCGTCAGGCAGCGGTGTTCAAAGATTGGCTGAAACAGCATGCAAACACTTTATAAAAGTGTTAGAAACCGAAGTTCATGAGAAAACTTTAATTCATGCTCTTGAGATGATGGCTTTATGGTCCAATAAATTTGTAAGCAATGTTCCAAAATGTGTAATTGATGCATTTAAAGAAGGAATGAGCGCCAAGACTTCAACTCCTGCAGTGCGTAATGCTTACATTAAACTGTTCTTTTCTGCACCTGTAGCTTCTTATTCTGGAACAATAACACCATTGCTCATACAATCAATAACGAAAGCTACGCAGCAAAGTACACAACCAGCTGCAGTATCTGAGGGTTTAGTAGCTGTTTACTTGCTACTGAAATTTGTCCTTGCTAATCAAGTAGAAAATGATAAACAGACTACACTGTGGAATGCTATCGATGATCAAATAttcttttcagaaaaatttttgGTAACCTGTGGGGATGATACTTTGTATCATCTCATGCTACTTTGCGAAAGACTTATTACAGAATTTTCTGACAGATTAAATGAAAAAGCTTTGAACGGCGTTTATAAAGCAGTTGTAATATGCGCGACAGCTCCAAAATCGAACATTCGAAGACGCTGTTTCCCATTTGTAAAGAAAGTTGTAACCGGTTTGAGTACAAATTCTCCTGCGCAAGAGTTACTGATGgagtttaataaatttttaggaACTGTAAAAATTAAATCTGACGCTGATAAAGAAAACAAAGACGATTCTACACCTGGAGAAATAACTGGCAGGTGTCTTGCAGACGGGTTGCTTGCCATTTGTTCTGGTTCTTTTCTGTTCGAATTACCTGCTATGCAATTGACAAGAGATGCATTGATACCGTCGCATCATCCTGCAATCTTTAAAGCAATGCCGAATCTGTGGTAtaaaattgcaaagaattatAATCTTGTTCCAAAAGATTTTCTATGTTCATTCAATAGCGAGATAAAAAAGATGCTGGTACAAAATTTTAAACCCGTTGCTAGTTACGAAAATGCTTTAACGAAAGTAATATCAATTGTTCCAGATATTATATTGCCCACAATAGTgctaaatgttacaaataaactTGATGATTCAGAGATTTTAAGAGTCACTAAAGATGAATACTTTACATACCTGACTCCAGAAGGAGAGTTGTACGACAAAAGTGTATTACCAGCGAATGATGAAAATGATATTCTTAATTCAATGAATATGAAAAGAGAAAGTAAAGCATATTCATTTAAAGAACAGCAAGAAGAGCTTCAACTTAGGCGAGAACTGTATGaacaaaagaagaaagaaggaaaaataaaagaacCAAAACTAACCCCTAAACAAgaggaaatgattaaattacaAATGACGAAGGAAACGGCGATTCGTATAAAACTAACAGAATTAAAATGTAGAATAGATAATACTGTATCGTTGATTATGTGCGCAGTTAATGGAAATGGACAAGAACTTTCGTTTTATTTGAAAGATCTTCTGCcaccaattttgaaaaatttgggaTCACCATTAGCTGCTCCAGCAATGTCTGAACTATAtattcgtttaaaaaatatagtgaAGATCGGCAATAATCCAGTGTTAGGTGTTCTGGTATCACATGTTACATTGCGACAATTACAACCACAGTGCGATTTAGATCCAGCTTGGGAAGAAGAAAACCTCGATACAGCAGTAAAGAGAACATTAAATCTTTTACACACAACCACGATAAagcaaaagaaattatttacagCTCCAGCTTTTTGTTATATCTTTCCATTTATAAAGAAAACTTTGTTAACTTATAAAGATGATGGTATGATTGTACAAGGACTACAAATAATACAGGAACATGCTAAGCAAAGAGGAGATTCGTCAGATACAAGAGACACGAGGCATCCTCGATTACTTCCACGCAAACACATGTTTGACTTACTAATAGAACTGATGGAAACAACAACTGGAAGAGTACAGACGCATGCCGTTGCAACTTTGTTAGATGTTGCCCAGTCTGGTAGTGGTCATCCAGGCACTGCATTAGCTGCTAGCGAAGATATAGATTCCTTGATTGGAGCTTTACAAAACTCTTTATCTACGATAAGAGATGCAGCCCTGAGAGCCTTAACTGTTGTAAGACATGCTTTTCCATCTCAAAAGGAAGAACCTGTACAAGCGCTTCATCTCATTAGAAGAATATGGATCGCCAGGTTTGACGTTTGCGATGAAAATAAAGTTTTGGCTAATGAGCTATGGTACTCTGCAGAGTTAGTAGCACATGCAGACACTCTTGCTAATGAACTGATTCAAGACATAGCACATCCTGTAGAACCTATACAACAAGCTGCTGCTTGTGCTTTGGCACAATGTTTGTCTAATGTCACCAATCTGGTACCAACAACTTTGGATAAATTACTGCAGCTTTATCAAGATAAATTAGCTATGATTCCAccgaaattaaatgattttggTCGCGTGGTCGAACAACCTATCGACACTTGGGGACCACGACGAGGTGTAGCACTTGCGTTGGCTCAATTAGCATCGCTTCTTACTGCTGAAACAGTACTAAAACTTGTGCAATTCTTTGTTTCGACCGGCTTGGGCGATAGAAATCAGGCTGTTCGCACGGAAATGTTGACTGCTGCTGTAGCTGTTGTTGATCTTCATGGCAAAGCAAACATAACTTCTTTATTGCCCATTTTTGAAGAATTCATGGACAAAGCTCCAAAAATTGGGAGTTTCGATTCGATCAAACAGTCAGTTGTTATTCTTATGGGATCACTGGCAAGACACTTGGACAAAGATGATCCACGTATTAAACCTATAGTCATGCGATTGATCGCAGCGCTTTCCACTCCATCTCAACAAGTTCAAGAAGCTGTGGCTAATTGTCTACCACATCTTGTACCTTCTATCAAGGAAGATGCTCCGAAAATTGTGGACAATTTAATGGATCAGTTATTAAAATCAGACAAATATGGTGAACGCAAAGGCGCAGCTTATGGTTTAGCAGGTATAATCAAGGGTATGGGAATACTCGCGCTAAAACAGCTCGATATTATGACCACATTAACTAATGCCATTCAGGATAAAAAAAACTATAGGCATCGAGAAGGAGCGTTGTTCGCATTTGAAATGTTGTGTACAATGCTTGGCAGATTATTCGAACCATATATTGTTCATGTATTACCACACTTGCTGCTATGCTTCGGGGATTCCAGTCAATATGTTAGAGCTGCCACCGATGACACAGCTCGAGTGGTTATGAGTAAACTTTCTGCGCACGGAGTGAAACTTGTTCTACCCAGTTTATTAGCAGCATTGGAGGAAGACTCGTGGAGGACCAAAACTG GATCGGTCGAACTACTCGGTGCAATGGCATATTGTGCTCCAAAGCAATTAAGTAGTTGTTTACCAAGTATAGTTCCAAAACTCATCGAGGTCCTTAGCGATTCGCACACTAAAGTTCAAGAAGCTGGTGCAGAAGCTCTGAAAGTTATTGGAAGTGTAATCCGTAACCCAGAGATTCAAGCTATTGTACCAGTCTTGTTGAAAGCTTTACAGGATCCCTCTCACAAAACGGCAACTTGCCTTCAGACTCTGTTAGACACGCAATTTGTGCATTTCATTGACGCTCCGTCATTGGCTCTTATAATGCCTGTGGTGCAGAGAGCATTTTTAGACCGTTCTACAGAAACAAGGAAAATGGCTGCTCAAATTATTGGTAATATGTACTCGTTAACCGATCAGAAAGATTTAACACCATATCTGCCGACGATCATTCCTGGTTTGAAAACGAGTTTATTGGATCCTGTACCAGAAGTGCGAAGTGTATCTGCAAGAGCATTAGGTGCTATGGTACGTGGAATGGGAGAATCCAGCTTTGAAGATTTACTTCCTTGGCTAATGCAAACACTCACATCTGAAACAAGTAGCGTAGACCGGTCAGGTGCCGCACAGGGTCTTTCAGAAGTCGTAAGAGGACTTGGAGTTGAAAAGCTTCACAAACTGATGCCTGAGATTATTAGCACAGCAGAAAGAACGGACATAGCTCCTCACGTAAAAGATGGTTACATCATGATGTTTATTTATATGCCAAGTGCGTTTACAACAGAATTTACACCTTACATCGGACAGATTATTAATCCTATTTTGAAAGCTCTGGCCGATGAAAACGAATATGTACGTGAGACTGCTCTCAGAGCAGGTCAGCGTATTGTTACCCTTTACGCCGACTCCGCAATTATGTTACTGTTACCAGAGCTAGAGAAGGGACTTTTCGATGATAATTGGCGTATTAGGTATTCGTCGGTGCAATTACTTGGAGACTTATTGTACCGTATATCTGGCGTTTCCGGTAAAATGTCAACAGAAACAGCCAGCGAGGATGATAACTTTGGAACGGAGCAATCGCATTATGCTATCATCAACGCCCTTGGTGCGGAAAGGCGAAATCGTGTTTTGGCCGGATTATATATGGGCAGATCAGATGTTGCATTGATGGTACGCCAAGCTGCTCTTCACGTATGGAAGGTCGTTGTCACGAATACTCCAAGAACGTTGAGAGAAATATTGCCAACACTGTTCACACTGCTGCTTGGTTGTTTGGCTAGTACGAGTTACGATAAGAGACAAGTAGCAGCGCGAACTTTAGGAGATCTCGTTAGAAAGTTGGGTGAAAGGGTATTGCCAGAGATTATACCTATCTTGGAAAAGGGTCTTCAAAGTGATCAAGCTGATCAACGCCAAGGTGTATGTATTGGATTATCAGAAATTATGGCAAGCAAAAATAAAGACATGGTGTTAACTTTTGTCATCAGCTTGGTGCCAACAGTCAG AAAAGCATTATGCGATCCATTGCCGGAAGTTCGACAAGCAGCGGCAAAAACTTTTGATGGTCTGCACTCAACTGTAGGTGTTAGAGCATTAGACGATATATTACCAGCGATGTTAACGCAATTGAACTCGCCGGATCCCGCAGAAGCAGAAAATACGTTGGACGGTTTGCGCCAAGTGATGGCGATCAAATCTCGAGTTGTTCTGCCGTATTTAGTACCTCAATTAACTACTCCGCCCGTTAATACGAAAGCATTATCAATTTTGGCAAGTGTTGCGGGTGAAGCGTTGACGAGATTTCTCCACAAAATCCTACCAGCTTTATTAACTGCTCTCTCTAGCGCTCAAGGAACACCAAATGAAGTTCAGGAGTTAGAATACTGTCAAGCAGTTGTTTTATCTGTTACCGACGAGGTTGGTGTTCGGACAGTTATGGATCAACTTATGGAGGCTACTAGGGCAGAAGATTTATCCAGACGACGAAGTGCAGCCGCTTTACTGTGCGCTTTCTGCCGAGATACTCGCGCAGATTATAGTCAGTATGTTCCTCAGTTATTGCGAGGACTTATTCACTTATTTACAGATGACGATAAGGATGTACTGCAAATGAGTTGGGAAGCACTTACGGCCGTTACTAAG ACGTTGACATCAGAGCAACAGATCGCGCACGTACAAGACATCAGACAAGCTGTTCGATTTGCGGTATCAGACTTAAAGGGGCAAGAATTATTGCCTGGATTTTGTTTACCGAAGGGAATTACGCCAATTCTTCCAATATTCAGGGAAGCTATATTAAATGGTCTACCGGAAGCGAAAGAGCAAGCGGCCCAAGGACTAGGGGAAGTTATTAAATTAACCAGCGCATCGGCACTACAACCCAGCGTTGTGCACATCACTGGGCCGTTAATTCGAATTCTAGGAGATCGTTTCAATTGGAGCGTGAAAGCGGCCGTTTTGGAAACGCTTGCGATTTTGCTTGGCAAA GTCGGAGTgatgttaaaacaatttttgcCGCAATTGCAAACCACATTCTTGAGAGCATTAAACGATAGTAACCGGCAAGTCAGGTTGAAAGCTGCTTACGCTCTTAGCAATCTTATTGTAATCCATACGCGCGTCGATCCGTTGTTCACCGAACTTCATACTGGCATTAAAACTGGTGATGATCCGGCTATTAG gGAAACAATGCTACAAGCCTTGCGAGGTGTACTGACACCTGCTGGTGATAAAATGACAGAACCAATGAAGAAACAAGTGTATGCTACTTTAACAAGCATGCTTGGTCATTCTGAAGACGTTACTAGGAACGCTGTGGCTGGCTGTTTTGGAGCGTTGTTACGGTGGCTCAGTCCAGACCAACTTGCACTTGCATTTAATGACCATTTGTTAT GTAATGACACCAGTGTCGAGTGGATGCTTAGGCATGGACGTTCTGCAGCGTTATTCGTTGCACTAAAAGAATCTCCAACAACGTTATATAATAGTAAAGAGAAGGATCGTGTATGTGCAGTTATACTTTCGTATTTAGCAGCGGATCGAGTGCAAATAGTTATGAATGGTGTACGCGCTTGCGGTTACTTGTTTCAATATCTTATGAATGAAGGGCAACCTGTACCTCAACAAATCTTGTCTCCATTTGTGAGG TCTATGAACAATAACAGCAACGATGTAAAACAATTATTGGCTAGAGTTTGCATTCATCTGGCTCGTAATATACCTCCTGAAAAGATGTCACCAGAACTACTAAAATCGCTCTTGCCCATGTTGGTGAACGgaacaaaagagaaaaatggtTACGTGAAAGCAAACAGCGAACTCGCTCTCATAGCAGTGCTTCGGCTGAGGCAAGGTGAAGAAGAACACCTG CGTTGTATGACATTTTTGGATGCTGGAGCAAGGGAATCCCTGTCGGACGTAGTCAGTAAAGTATTACGCAAAGTTCTTTCTCAGCCCGAGTGCAAAATGGAAGAATTAGATGATACTTTACTTACGTGA